DNA from Castor canadensis chromosome 3, mCasCan1.hap1v2, whole genome shotgun sequence:
GTTTTAAATAGACTGGATTCTTAAGAACCCAAATCTGTTCAAATTTTTAAGTGGCAAGTAAGCAAGAGTAGAATGtactaaatgtaaaaataagcaCAGAAGATTATTATAATCTGTCATACTATCATACATTGCAGAAATTCAGCAAAAGTTAAACAGCTGGACCTCCCAAAAGACCTGACAGCACTGCACCTTTGATCCTAAGCGTGTTTTGCCATCGAGGGACTTGGCCCCTCTGCCAATGCCTGCTTCTATCTGTGTGGATCAGATGCTTTTCATGGAACCCATTGACTTCATCTTCTACAATCTTTATTTTCcatctcattgtttctcttatCTAGTATCTTCTGAATCCTTTTAACTTTTGCTTGCTCACCCCTGTCACAGTCCTCATCTCTAGCATGGTGTCCAATTCATCTATAAGATACTTACTGCTTAATTTTATACATTCTCCTCTTCAGACTCCTAAGAATGACAATATGATGGCTTTAGGTCAGCCACAGGCAACCTGTGGACTGACCGTCCTGGGGTCAGtgtttcagagtatgtttgtGTTTTGGGGTCTGTGTATAAAACGGGACTTCCTTTAGTTGAGTTTATATGCAGGGAAGTTTTCTTAGAAGGGATTCAACATGAGAAGAATTATAATTTCCAATAAAACTATGTTCACTCAGCCACAGAATGAAATAATATCTAATATTTAGTGCCTTGTCccaaaagatatttcaaaaatagTACAGATTGAAAAGTTGTGTTGGAGAGTGCTCCATGTAcattatttataaacataaaattgaatgaaaatatttatttttacatatggttgattcttttgttgttatttgcagTTTAAAATTAACCATCCTGAGAGTGAAGACCTTGCCTTTCTATATGGAACTATATTAACAGATGGAAAAGATGCTTATAGTGAGGAACCAACCACCAATATCTGTGTGTTTGCAGATGAACAGGTATGAAAACCATAACTTTTAGGCACCAATGCCAGTACTGTGGAACCAGAACACTCTGAACATTCCTATTTTCATTGATTCCCAAACAGGTTGACAGAAGTCCAACTGGCTCAGGAGTGACAGCCCGAATTGCTTTGCAGTATCATAAAGGCCTTCTGGAACTGAACCAGACCAGAACCTTTAAAAGCAGTGCCACTGGCTCTGTGTTCACAGGGAAGGCTGTGAGGGTGAGTGTCGCCTTTTCTTCTTAATTGTAAATGACATTGATAAGGCCTGAGTTGAGTGTTGAATAAGTTTCTTCTTCACTCAACTCTtagaattgtatttttcttttttggcagtaccgtagtttgaactcagggcctcccacttggtaggcaggtgatatatcacttgagtcatgtccccagccctttttgctttagttatttttcaggtagggtcttgcattttttgccatggctggcctggaccacagtcttcctgcttATGCCTatgtgtataccaccacaccagcttgttaattgagatgtggtcttcctaactttttgcctgggctggcctcaaaactgcagtcctcccaatctctgcttcctaagtagctggaattataggcacgagccaccacaTCCGGCCTTGGAAGAGAAtttggttctcaaagtgtggtcttgGAACCCCTGGGGGTCCCCAAGTTGCCTTCAGTGGATCTATAAGATCAAAACTATGTCAATAATGCTAAGACAATGTTTGCTTTTCAGACTGGTTCTCTCAAGTATGTTCAGTAGAGTTCTTCCAAGGCTACATGATGGGTGATAGTGTAACTAATTGAATGCAGAAGTAAATATGACAATCTAGCTATTTTCTGTTAGTCAAACAggaaaaagtttgcaaaaatgtaaagcaatgccactttctctttaattttttggcaaatgtacttattttcacaaaaatttagtttttatatattaatgtgtatgtgctttttaaatgaactaataaataaatacctttaaTTCTCAATGCTGTAATTTTGACAGATAAAACTTGTATAAACAAAAACTGTTTTAGGGTCCTCAAATCCTAATGTATAAAGGGAACCTAAGATCAAAATATTTGTGAACCACTAACTTATGGTTtggggctttttttgtttgtttgtttgtttttttatgctATAGGAATGCTTCATTTTAGGTAATAGGATATAAAAGCTGTGAGAAGTAGTGGAAAGTAGAATTTTTGTAAtgaaatcaaaattcaaatatgCTAACACAGCTAGTTAATCTACTCATAGTAGTAAATGAAATCTGCAGAATGATTAATCTACATTTAGAAAATTAATCTACTTGAGTCCTTTAACATATCAAACAATCTCTGTTAATGTAGTTGTTCAAAAGGCTTGGTTTTTCTGGATATTAAATGTTCTTTAAGGGATTCCCATATCAGACAGTGATCTTACAGTATACTAAACCATTTACATTGTGCACAAAAATTTGGAATACATTGTCTTCAGAATCCCAGGCTTAAGataaaaataagctgggcatggtagcacctTTCTGAAATCCTAGCCCTCAAGAGGCTAAAGCGGGAGGAGCTTGAGTTCATGAtaagtctgggttacatagcaagttccagggcagcctgggtaatagtgagaccctgtctcaaaaataaataaatagagaaataaaaataatagtctacaatatttattaataatttatggTGTCAACGTCTAAGTTAAGAACTTTATACATACCGTCTCATTTAAACCTTGCAAGAATCCCAGGAAATCAGTACTGTTATCATccttttttaaggaaaatgaaatggaGAATTTGAGCTATTAGGCAATTTGCCAGAAGTTAGTCAATGGGTAGCAGAACCAGGCTACAAATATGGGCCCCTCTCAACAATCCCTCTGCTGTGAAGTACTATGTTATATTGCTACCAGACCAAGAAAAAAAGTTCAGTGAGGCTTGATATTAAACATCTTTATAAAAACACAATACAACTCTAACCTAATTTAATATTTGACATTTTACCTTTACCTTCAgttattcttactttttaaattagcatattaaGAAACACTGCAGGTAAgattttcagttatttattttacaGTTGTGCATCATGTTTGCCAGTATCTGCCCTTGTACCACACTCCTTCCCTCTGGGCTCTTCCAGAGTCTCTGATGGTGCTTCTCAGTCTctttccctgctcctccttctGTTCCCTGGCCTTCCAATTAGTTGTCCCCAGCATTTCATCCTTAGCTTCCTTCTCATCTTATTTACAATTTGATGCCACTGGACAATTTCATCTGCTTCCTAGACTTCAGTTCTCATTTGCTGATGACTTTCAAAATGTTCATCCCTAGCATGCCTGCCCTATACCTCTGAGTCTAACACGTATTCCTAGCTGTTCACTGTTCTTATCTCTAAACTTTGTCCCCCAAGTATCTTAAACTCTACAAGTGAAAaagttcttcctccctccctctgcccatccctcccttcctcccttccttccttcattccacaTGCTCCTTTCTATTCCCCATCTTGTTAATAGCATCAATAGCATCATTTCCAAGCTAGAAACTGTGGCCATATTTGCCTTATTCCTGATTCCTTACTTCCCACATTGTCAGTCTGGTTGTTGTACCTTCAAATTATCTGATTAGTTCTCCTTTTCCATCTTCACTTCATTTTCATCCCTCAACAGGTTTCTGGGCTTCCAGTCTATCTCCTTTCCAGCGTGCTCCCCATATCTAAAGCACATCTGTCAGTCTCCTTATCCTTGACCTTAGGATTAACTCTTGAGTTTTTCTTGGCATGGTAGGAACCAGGAGTACAACGTTTAGACCAGATATAATATGAGTGCAACATTTTGATAGtatgctccttttgtcttctttcttcaggAAGCAAAGTGTGGTGATTTAAAGGCTGTTATAGTGGAAGTATCAGGACAAGCCCATTACACAGGGGCAGCAAGCCTGACAGTAGAAGATGATGACCCACTGAGGGATGGGTTTCTTCTCAAGTGACCTCTTCCCTGAATTTCAAGGGCTTTTCTTCTAAAGTAATTACTATCTATAAATAATGCTTTCTCTTAATTATGTGCAAACCAGTATTCACTTATACATTAAGTTAATCTCCATTCTTTCTAAAATAGTATACTGTGCTTCAACAGAGAGTCACTATACCTCAGATTTTCAAAGGTATTTGGGGATAAGTATCATGTCTTAGCATTCAAAGTGCTGAAAATTCAGAAACTTTTCCTACTCACTAACAAACACTTCAGGTAAAATTAAAACCTtagttactttaaaaatactaCTCTAATAATGACTAcagtattttgttttaaagactCTTTTGAATGATATATGGAATTATAACCTTCACAATGAATGAACTTTACAAGTTTGTTATTTTAATATCCAATTTGAATAAAAGAATGTACTCTATAACCATGTAAAAAAGATGGCACTTCTTAACGCTTAGACACAGAGCCTGGGAAAGATAGGCACAATCAGCTTCTTAGAACAGGAGCTGTTATAGTTGTTGCTGGGGTGTCCTCTGAGCTACAAAGCCCAGCTCCTCTACCCACTGGTACCCAATTGCCATAAAGAGATGCTGCAAAGACCAGTTGGTAATCAGACTTCTGCTGTCTcttttgctctgtgtgtgtgtgtgtgtgcgtgtgtgtgtgcatgcgtgtgtgctaGGCatcgaacccagggccctgtCCATGCTAAACACACACTCTCACTGGTGTGCCCCCAGTTTTTTATGCCATTTATAAAAGGGATTGCATACtacattatttgaaataaaagtatATAGTAGACATTAATTAATAAATCATTACAATAAAATGAGTCTTGTGCTCTTATCAACTGCATGCTAGGTAgatttaaaacatgaataaatgtttACTATGGCATTCAGATAAGTATACTTACTACTTATCTGTGAGTCTATGAAAATCATAAGTTGAAACATTAAGATATTCTCTTTTAACGTGATGCCTTCGGAGAATTCAGTAGACTCTTTTATTAGATaactaataatattttatttttcagcataCAAAAAACTGAGTTAATTAGTTCATTTTAACTGGCTTTATCACCCAGCAAGTCGGTATCAGCCATTTGGTAGGTCTGTGATTTAATTACCTGActgaaagaaaaactagaaagttaatacttttttatttccctactataaaaaaaaaattgaggtgtTATTCTCACAAGGCAGACTCTCTACTTAGAGGGCAGCCCAAGCTCTTCTTCCCTGTGTAAAGTGCCCCTCTTCTCATATGCCCTAATTTGACAATTGTGGCACCACATCTATCATGCTAGGAACTGGGTTCTTATACACATCTTCCATCCTGTCTATTTGTGTGTATGAGGAAGGTGTCTGTAATGTGGCCAGCatcattctttttccctttatcaataacattctccttttctttgggAAACTCCATCCCTACATGTGAGCTCTCTGGGACTTGCAGAAAACCAGCACACCACTCAGATCCTCTCCCCAGGACCTGGGATCTTGAGAAAGGATATAAAAGTCTGAAAATTGAAACTGAAAGATGATGGTGCCCTGAAGAGACCCTCTTCAGTTACAGATTTTTCTTGCTCCTGAGGCTGGCTGTTTTGTAGCTTGAATTTCCTCTATCCCTTCCAGAGATTTCCTCTCTTACTTATGTAAGCCACTGTCCTCACTGTGTTGCTTATATCTAAAGAACCCTAATCCATACACTGCCTCCCTaaaatctcttctctttcattctaAGTGCTTGCCTCAAACTCTTATTTCTCACTTGGGCTATTGCAATGCTTTTTCTTAACTGGTCTCCCAGCTGCAAGATTCTCCTCCTATACTCAGTAAGAAAAATTTTGTTTGTACATCAGCAGTTTGTATATGGAGCAGTTAAgaatgcagtgctggggatctaatAAAAAACCAAATGTGGGAGGCAGGTAATACTTGGTTAATCACAAAAACATAATTATAGAGTGACTATATAATTATAGAGTGATTCCATACAATCTAGAGTTATATGGAAAATACAACCTGTGAAACTAACAGGAATATGATCCAATATACAGAGGGGGTTGTCAGCCAAGCAAGACCTCCCCTAAGGAAATAACCTTCTTGTGGAGATGGAGACGTTAGGGAATGGAGGGGATAGCAAATGCCATACAATGGGAAGCTTAAGGAAGTCACAAAATGTCACTGTgactagaatgaagaaaaaaaatgattccaAATGAGACCAGAGAGGATGCAGGGGTCAAATCGTGTGTTGACTTATAGGAATTACTAAGTATTAGAGTCCTTACTCTAAATAATTAACACCACCAAATTTGTTATTGATGTTTCTCAAAGAGTACTCTGCCTATAGTTCGGAGTAGAGGAAAATTGAGGAGATCAGTTAGGAGATGATAGCAGTAGTTCAAGGAAGGTGGAATGAGGTCTAAAGTTCACGTAGTTGACAAAGTGATGGAGAAAGCAAATGCACACAAGGATACCCAGCAAGTAAAATCCCAGGTCCTGGTGATGGATTGGTCATGGGCTGATGGTAAGGAGGAGAGGTTTATCAAGAATGAATCCTGTTTTGGTCTTGTAAACTTGATGGATGATGGTGCTATCTTCTGAGATAGAGAATATTAAGGACCAAGGTTTTCAAGGGACGTGGGAAGAAGCTCATGAATTCCATTTTGGTCATGTTGAGTTTGAGGTGCTTTTGCACATTAAGTAGCAAGTATATCAGATATAATTTGGAGTTACATAGTCTTCCAAGCTTTGGTTGTGAAATGAGgaagttcagctgacttgaagactgGGCCTTGATGGACTATGAAGAATTAGCAGAGGAAGGGACACTGAGGCAAACCAGGAAAGAAGAGAACTAGGAGAGTATGAGGTCACTCTTGTCTTTGTGAACTATCTACCTGGTCATGGTCCTCCCTTGACTAAACTTGAACTAGCAGTGATGTTACCCTTTCCTTGCCTGATAAAGTGCAATCCCTGCAGCATAGCACACAAAACCTTTCATAACAGTGTGAGGGAAGTAATGACAGAGGTGACTTcattttggatgagggagacaTTTTAGAAGCAGGCATTTGAGTGGACATgagaaacaacaggcttctcagagaagCAACAGGCCCCTTACCAAGGCAACAGAATGCAGGTGCAAAGGCCAGGACAGGCTGACCAGACCTTCCCAGAATGTTCTGTTCAATAAGACTGGGGACAGGCAGGTGGCTGGGTTCAGTGAGAAGTTAACTAGATATCAACAAATCACAAATCTAGTTTCAAATAGAATCACTGGACCTAAGCGAGGCAGAGCCCTATAGACTGTAGCTATACTGCATGTAGCTTTTCCTAAGTCCCTCCCTGTTTGGGGGAGCTTTAGTGTGCTTTCAATAAACCTGCCTTACTCTTAACCCCTGGTTCTGCAGTTTTGATCATTGACTTCACACAGATGCGAAATCAGGATCAGCAATCCAGTATAAAGAGGATTTTCACTCCCCATCCCTGTGTATCTTAAGATTTAGATACTACTCACTTCATCACTAACCTTTGGAGTtcacacatgtatcacttcattTTTTTAGGAGAGTCTAACGTCACCTCTATACAAAGTCTACTCTGGGAAGAGTTAGTCACCTCCACATAATTTCACTCATATTTAACACCACTTATCACCCTACAATATATTTGTGTTGGCCTGAGATTGTAAGCCTCTCTGGGGTAGGATCCTTATTTGTTGTTTCCTAAAACTAAGCATAATGTCTAAAGACTGTGCTTTGCCAAATAAATGAAACTATAATAATTACGTTTTTTGTCTCAATTCTCAGCCAGGGTTGATTTTGTCCTAACGGAgaatttggcaatttttttttttttttttttttttgtcacagttGGGAGAGATGCTCCTGGTTTGGGTAGAGACCAGGaatgctgctaaacatcctagtGCATAGGACAGTCCCCACTACAAAGAATCAATTCATTGATCCAAAATGTCAATGTTGTTGAGGCTAAGGAAGCCAAACTTAGTTTACACCACCTTAAATGTATTTCTATTTAGACTCTTAAGTTTCCAATAGGACATTTCACTTCACTGAAACAAGCTTTCAAAACATTAATATCCTCATACCTACAAGTGTGCCAGTCATTCCTCAGAGCAGTGTTTTTCAAACTTGACTATGCATCAGCATCATGTGGAGGGCTTATTACAAGAAGCTGGATGCTTCTGCCAGTGTCAGATTCAGGAGATCTTAGTGgggcctgagaatttgcatttctgaagGTTTCTAGTAATGCTGGTGCTGCTGTCCAGGGCCCACACTTTGGAAACCATTCCTTTAAAGGCTGAGGGCTCAGTCACACTTTTTCCCTCCAAGCCCATGCCCAGATCCACTTTCTCCAGGCAGCCACTTGTCCTTCCTGTTCCTGTGTCTCTCAGCTGGGTATCTGGTGCTGCATCTGTATGACTGCCTGGCTGGGCAGCACCTTAGACTCAGCACACCTGTACATTCCAGAGACCAATGGAAGGATGGCAGCAGGTTAAGGAACCAAtgcctctcttcccctctcttcaAAATTAAGTAGCTATGGTCCTGAGATCCAGATGGTTGGAAACGAAATGACATTTTACCTTCAAGATCCACGTCCTAGCTCCTTGGAGCACCTGTTTCAGAACCAGAAACAGCTTAGATTCCAGGAGCCCATTCTCCGGAATGCTGGAGTCAGCCAgggaatctgtattttaaaaagcttgcttgttctcaaagtgtggtccttggACCAGCCTGGTTGCCACTACCTCATGCAAAAATCTTGGACCATACTCCAGACCCACATAATCTGAAACCAGGATTGAGGCCTAGTCACTTGTATTTTAATATGCCCTCTAGGCGATTCCGTTGCATGGTCAAGTTCCAGAAAGACTAGCTTACACTATTCTGCTCCTTAAGTTTAAGATCTCTGGAAGTGGATTGTTTTCCACTTCAGgttctaaattcctttcctacAAAAGCCCCTCAAAAGGCCATCTGTATCCAGCAGGAAAGAGGCAGACTGAGCCCTTGTTGAGTCTGCTCATTTGTATCCGGGCCAGTCCTCGATTTCTCTGACCTGGCAGCTTTGGCAGGCACTCTGAGACGCAGACCCCCAGCTGGGTAACCTCGGTGTTGGAGTGGAGTTAAGAGGCGGTGTCGCTGGCCGGCTTTTCTGGGGGTACCGGGCTGGCGTCCCGCCCCGCGCTCCTGCGTAAACACGCGGTTCCCTCGGCAACGCCAGGAACCCACGTCAAAGGCTCCGCCGGGTCCCCGGCGACAGCCACCCCTCCGGCCGAGCCCGACTCCCCGCAGCGGCCGCCAGCCCGAATCACCGCCTCCCGGGGCGGGATGAACAGACCCGCGGCCGCCGCAGGGCCCCATGGAGGAGCAGCCGCGGCCGCCTCCGGCCCGTCCACCAGTGAGCATGGCCTTGGCCTTGCGGGGCAGCCCGCACCCCGGCGCCCCCTCCGCAGCCGGCTCGCCTGGAGGGACTTCCTCTGCGGCGACCGCGGCCGTGCTCGCCTTCAGCACGGTGGCGACCGCGGCGGCCGCGGCGCTGGGGAACCAGAGCGACGCGAGCGGGGGCGGCAGCACCGTCGCGCCGGGAGGCGGCGGCCCCGGCGGGCCAGGGGCTGCGcgggcggcgggggcggcggggAGGCCGGCGCTGGGCCCCGAGGCGGCTCCGGTGCTGTCGCACGGGGCAGCGGTGGCGGCCCAGGCGCTCGTCCTCCTGCTCATCTTCCTGCTGTCTAGCCTGGGCAACTGCGCGGTGATGGGAGTGATCGTGAAACACCGGCAGCTTCGCACCGTCACCAACGCCTTCatcctgtccctgtccctgtcgGATCTGCTCACGGCGCTGCTCTGCCTACCCGCCGCCTTCTTGGACCTCTTCACGCCTCCCGGGGGCTCGGCACctgccaccgccaccgccaccgccaccaCCGCGGGGCCCTGGCGCGGCTTCTGCGCCGCCAGCCGCTTCTTCAGCTCGTGCTTCGGCATCGTGTCCACGTTCAGCGTGGCCCTGATCTCGCTGGACCGCTACTGCGCCATCGTGCGGCCACCCCGCGACAAGATTGGCCGCCGCCGCGCGCTGCAGCTGCTGGCCGGTGCCTGGCTGGCCGCTCTGGGCTTCTCCCTGCCCTGGGAGCTACTCGGGGCGCCCCGGGAGCCCCCCGCAGCGCAGAGCTTCCACGGCTGCCTTTACCGGACTTCCCCCGACCCCGCCCAGCTGGGTGCCGCCTACAGCGTGGGGCTGGTGGTGACCTGCTACCTGCTGCCCTTCCTGCTCATGTGCTTCTGCCACTACCACATTTGCAGGACCGTGCGCCTGTCGGACGTGCGCGTGCGGCCGGTGACCACCTACGCGCGCGTGCTGCGCTTCTTCAGCGAGGTGCGCACCGCCACCACCGTGCTTGTCATGATCGTCTTTGTCATCTGCTGCTGGGGTCCCTACTGCTTCTTGGTGCTGCTGGCCGCGACCCGGCAGGCCCACGCCACGCAGGCCCCGTCGCTGGTCAACGTGGTGGCTGTCTGGCTGACCTGGGCCAATGGGGCCATCAACCCCGTCATCTATGCCATCCGCAACCCTAACATTTCGATGCTCCTAGGGCGCAACCGAGAGGAGGGGTACCGGACTAGGAATGTGGACGCTTTTCTGCCCAGCCAGGGCCCAGGTCTGCAGGCCAGGAGCCGCAGTCGCCTTCGAAACCGCTATATCAACCGGCTGGGGACTTGCAGCAGGATGTCCTCTTCCAACCCGGCCAGCTGGGCGGGAGGGGACATGGCCATGTGGGCCCGCAAAAACCCAGTCGTGCTTTTCTGCCGGGAGGGACCGCCAGAACCTGTGACAGCAATGGCCAAACAGCCTAAATCTGAAGCGGGGGACACTAGCCTCTAAGAAGGGTTAGGATGGATAGTGTGTGAGGCCAAATCTCCACCCACTTCATTTAATGATGCGGAATTCCGGGGAGAATCGTGGATTTCATAAAGTCAAACGTTTAAAACTAAAGAGACAGGGAGGGTTACCACTTCCCCAAACAACATAAAAGACAAGGTCCCCTTCTTCAAAAGTGCCAAAAGGAATGT
Protein-coding regions in this window:
- the L3hypdh gene encoding trans-3-hydroxy-L-proline dehydratase isoform X5, which produces MRRDLIVDVPGHGKVVVDIAYGGAFYALVSAEKLGGLDVYSAKMRDLVDAASAVTEAVKVQFKINHPESEDLAFLYGTILTDGKDAYSEEPTTNICVFADEQVDRSPTGSGVTARIALQYHKGLLELNQTRTFKSSATGSVFTGKAVREAKCGDLKAVIVEVSGQAHYTGAASLTVEDDDPLRDGFLLK
- the Gpr135 gene encoding G-protein coupled receptor 135 — its product is MEEQPRPPPARPPVSMALALRGSPHPGAPSAAGSPGGTSSAATAAVLAFSTVATAAAAALGNQSDASGGGSTVAPGGGGPGGPGAARAAGAAGRPALGPEAAPVLSHGAAVAAQALVLLLIFLLSSLGNCAVMGVIVKHRQLRTVTNAFILSLSLSDLLTALLCLPAAFLDLFTPPGGSAPATATATATTAGPWRGFCAASRFFSSCFGIVSTFSVALISLDRYCAIVRPPRDKIGRRRALQLLAGAWLAALGFSLPWELLGAPREPPAAQSFHGCLYRTSPDPAQLGAAYSVGLVVTCYLLPFLLMCFCHYHICRTVRLSDVRVRPVTTYARVLRFFSEVRTATTVLVMIVFVICCWGPYCFLVLLAATRQAHATQAPSLVNVVAVWLTWANGAINPVIYAIRNPNISMLLGRNREEGYRTRNVDAFLPSQGPGLQARSRSRLRNRYINRLGTCSRMSSSNPASWAGGDMAMWARKNPVVLFCREGPPEPVTAMAKQPKSEAGDTSL